The Zingiber officinale cultivar Zhangliang chromosome 9A, Zo_v1.1, whole genome shotgun sequence genome window below encodes:
- the LOC122019072 gene encoding beta-glucosidase 13-like: MGNDRRLGSRNRGFTSLGRKTRASSGWGPHRGGSGSGGSLYVVPLSAYQRLLERKAIMDNSNGDVAIDFYHRHKEDIKFLKYMGMDASRFSIKIKNSKLSDGSLSGGINREGINFYNNVIDDLLTNVQGTQVVCSVLADAVLFEFVECGRDNSSTEPYLCVHHQLLVHATAAKLYRDKYQVFQKGLIGITLVSHWFVPCSNTKEDEDAVSHSLDFMFGWFIDPLTQGDYPFTMRALVEDRLSKFSTEQSQLVKSSFDFIGLNYYITYFAISISLLSRVDVSYHSDSHAYKLLQHKKTIMRWHVDLRNLTLKILKHV; the protein is encoded by the exons ATGGGGAACGACCGCCGTTTGGGCAGCAGGAACCGAGGTTTCACCTCTCTTGGAAGGAAGACGCGAGCTAGTTCTGGTTGGGGTCCGCATCGTGGAGGAAGCGGATCGGGAGGCAGTCTCTACGTGGTGCCTCTTTCAGCTTATCAGCGGCTCCTCGAAAGAA AAGCAATAATGGATAACAGCAATGGTGATGTGGCTATTGATTTTTATCATCGTCATAAG GAAGACATAAAGTTCTTAAAATATATGGGGATGGATGCTTCCAGGTTCTCTATCAA AATTAAGAATTCAAAACTTTCAGATGGAAGCTTAAGTGGTGGAATCAACAGGGAGGGCATAAATTTCTACAACAACGTCATCGATGATCTTCTAACCAATG TGCAGGGTACTCAAGTGGTGTGTTCTGTCCTAGCAGATGCTGTCCTTTTTGAATTTGTTGAGTGTGGAAGAGATAACTCATCCACAGAGCCCTACCTCTGTGTTCATCATCAATTGCTGGTTCATGCAACTGCTGCCAAGCTTTACAGAGACAAATATCAG GTATTTCAAAAGGGACTGATAGGCATAACACTAGTAAGCCATTGGTTTGTGCCTTGCTCCAACACCAAAGAGGATGAGGATGCAGTCTCTCATTCTCTAGATTTCATGTTTGGATG GTTCATcgaccccttaactcaaggtgaCTATCCTTTCACAATGAGAGCACTTGTTGAGGACCGTCTTTCAAAGTTTAGCACGGAACAATCTCAACTGGTTAAGTCGTCATTTGATTTCATTGGACTTAATTACTATATCACATACTTTGCTATTTCCATTTCACTCTTGTCAAGAGTTGATGTTAGCTATCATTCAGATTCTCACGCCTACAAACTG CTTCAACACAAGAAAACAATAATGCGCTGGCATGTAGATTTGAGGAATCTCACTTTGAAGATCTTGAAGCATGTTTAG